ATTTTAATTTCTGAATATGTTTCTATAAAAAAAACAATTAATAAAAAACATAAAATTAAAAATATATTTAATAAAAAACAATTAAAATTTAATAAATAACTTAAAGCAACTCCTATAAGAGAAGCATGTGCTAAGGAATCTCCGAAAAAAGACATTCTTTTCCAAACTATTAAAGATCCTATAGGAGCTGATGATAATATAATAAATATACCAATACACCATTCAAAAAATAAATGTTTCATCATAAAAAATTTTAACTCTTATATAATTTTTAAAAACTATGTTCATGATCGTGATTATGATTATAAAAAGCAAATTTTTTTATTTTTACTGATCCAAACATTTTTATAAAATTTTTATTTTTTGATATTACTTTTGGAGTACCAGAACAACAAATATGTTTATTTAAACAAATTACTTTATCTGTTTGATTCATTACTAAATTTAAATCATGTGAAACTATTAAAATAGAGCAATTTAAATTAATTTTAATTTGATGTATTAATTTATATAATTTTATTTGACCTGAAATGTCCATTCCTTGTGTTGGTTCATCTAATACTAAAAATTCAGGATCATTTAATAAAGCTCGAGCTAATAAAATTTTTTGTATTTCTCCTCCAGATAAATTATTTAAATTTTTATTTTTTAAATTTTCAGCACCTACTCTTTTTAAATTAAAAAAAATTTTTTCTGTTTTATATTTATTAGACATAGTCATAAATTTATAAACAGTAATAGGAAAAGGAACGTTTAAATGAGTGTTTTGAGGGACATATCCTAAACGTTTTTTTTTTAAATAAATAATTTTTCCAGAACTTGGTTCTTTTAATTTTAAAATAATTTTTATTAAAGTAGATTTTCCTGCACCATTTGGTCCAATTAAAGTAATAATTTTATTTTTTTTAATTAAAAAAGATATATTTTTTAATATAATTTTTTTATTTTTTTTATAAAAAATATTTTTTAAAATTATCATTCTAATTTTCTCTATTATTTATATATAAAATTAAAATTTAAAAAACTAAATTTTAAAATGTAACTTTAAGTATACGATTAGTATTAGTATTTCCTGAAATTCCTTTTATATCACCTTGAACAACTATAACTGTATCATTAATTGTTAAATAATCATTTTTATATAATAATTTTATTGCTTCTTTAGAAGCTAATAATCCTTCTTTTTTAGTATCAAAAAAAATAGGAATTACTCCTCTATATAAAGAAACAAGATTAAGAGTTTTTTTATTTCTTGAAAGAGCAAAAATTGGAAGCCCTGAACTAATTCTAGATGTAATTAATGGTGTTTTTCCAGATTCTGTCATTGTAATAATTGCTTTTACTCCTTTTAAATGATTTGCAGAATACATAGCAGACATACAAGTAATTTCTTCAATATTATTAAATGATATATTAATTCTATGTCTAGAAATATTTATACTAGGTACTTTTTCTGCACCTTTACATACTTTAGACATCGCTCGAACTGTTTCAATAGGATTTTTTCCAGAAGCAGTTTCAGAAGATAACATAACTGCATCACTTCCATCTAATACTGCATTTGAAACATCCATAACTTCGGCTCTTGTAGGAATATGATTTAAAATCATAGATTCCATCATTTGAGTAGCTGTTATGACTACTCTATTTAATTGACGAGCTTTTCTAATAAGTTTTTTTTGCATTCCTGCTAATTCAGGATCTCCAATTTCAATACCTAAATCACCTCTTGCAACCATAATTGCATCCGAAGCTAATATTATTTCTTCTATTATTTTATCTGTTTTAACGGCTTCAGCGCGTTCTATTTTAGCAATTATTTTTGCTGAACTTCCAGATTCAATTATTAATTTTCTAGCAATATGTAAATCTTTTGCTGATTTTGGAAAAGAAATCGCTAAATAATCAACATTAATTTTAGAAGCAATTAATATATCTCTTTTATCTTTATTTGTAATAGAACCTGCGTTAAGTCCTCCTCCTAATTTATTAATTCCTTGATTATTTTTTAAAATTCCACCAACTAATACTTTAGTTAATATTTGAGTTTTATTTATATTTAGTACTAATATTTGAATTTTTCCATCATCTAATAATAAAATATCTTTTAAATTTATATCATTTGGTAAATTTTTATAATTAAATCCTACTATTTTTTTATTTCCTAATTTTTTTTTATAAGAATAATCCAATATAAATTTATCTCTTTTTTTTAAAATAATTTTATTATTTTTAAATTTTGAAATTCTTATTTTAGGACCTTGTAAATCTCCTAAAATAGCTATATTACTTCCAGTTTCTTTAATTATTTTTTTTGCTTTTTTAATTCTTATTTGATGCTCTTCTTGAGTTCCATGAGAAAAATTTATTCTTAAAACATTTGCTCCAGATAAAATAATTTTTTTTAATACTTTACTCGAATCTGTAGATGGACCAAGAGTAACTACAATTTTTGTTCTTCTAATTCTTTTTAACATATTTATTCCTTAAATATTTTTTAATTTTTTTTTTTTTTAAATTATGTTATTTTTAAATAAAATTAATATTAATTATTTTAATATTTTTTTGTAAATTTATATAATTTTTATATAAAATATAGTTTATATTATATAAGTAAAAATTTATTAATATATAATATAAATTTATAAAAAATATTATTATTTATTATTTAAAAAATTTATTTAAATCATATATTATTTATATTATATAATATGATTTAATTAAAAAAATAATTTTCGACATAAGAATATTTATAATTTAAGACATAGGATATTAATAGTGCTTCCTCAAAAAATTAAAAAATATGATTTAATTATTTTTGGTACAAAAGGTGATTTAGCAAGAAGAAAATTATTTCCTGCATTATATCAACTAGAAAAATTATTAAAATTATGTAAAAATACAAAAATTATTGGAATAGGAAGAGCAAATTGGACACAAGAACATTATAGAAAAATCATTAAACGTTCTATTGAAAAATTTTCTCATACTAAAATAAAAAAAAAATTGTGGAAAAAATTTAGAAAAAAATTAAATTTTTGTAATATTGATGTTAACGATATATCTAATTTTTATAAATTAAAAAAAATATTAAATAATTCAAAAAAAATAAAAATTTATTATTTTGCTATGCCTCAAAATACTTTTAAAAATATTTTTAAAGGACTAAAAAAAATAAATTGTATTTCTAATGATGATAGAATTATTTTAGAAAAACCTATTGGAAATTCTTTTCGAACTTCTAAAAAAATTAATAATCAAGTAGGAAAAAATTTTAAAGAAAAACAAATTTTTAGAATAGATCATTATTTAGGAAAAGAAACAATTTTAAATTTAATATCTTTAAAATTTTCAAATTCTTTATTTTTTACAAATTGGAATAATAATACAATAGATCATATACAAATTACAGTAGCAGAAAAAGTAGGAATTGAAGGAAGATGGGGTTATTTTGATAAAACAGGTCAAACAAGAGATATGATTCAAAATCATTTATTGCAAATATTATCTATTTTGACTATGTCTACACCTGTTGATTTAAAATCAGATAATATTAGAAATGAAAAATTAAAAATTTTGAAATCATTAAGAATGATAAATGATAAAAATGTTCATAAAAAAACTGTACGAGGACAATATACATCTGGATTTTTAAATAATAAAAAAATACCAGCTTATGTAGATGAAATTAATGCAATTAAAAATAGTAATACCGAAACTTTTACTGCAATTAAAGTAAATATAGATAATTTTCAATGGCATGGAGTTCCTTTTTATCTAAGAACTGGAAAAAGATTACCTATTAAACATTCTGAAATTGTTATATATTTTAAAAAAAATGATTTAAATTTATTTAATAAATCTACAAATAATTTACCATTAAACAAAATAGTAATAAGATTACAACCAAATGAAGGATTAGATATTTTTATTATAAATAAAATACCTGATTTAGATTCAAATTATAATTTAAAAGAAATAAAATTAAATTTTGATTATAAAAAAAGTTTTTTTAAATATAGATTATGTGATGCTTATGAAAGATTATTATTAGAAAGTTTTTATGGATCTCAGTCTTTATTTGTTCGACGTGATGAAGTAGAAGCGTCATGGAAATGGATAGATTCTATAATAAATTCTTGGGAAAAAAATAATTCTCAATTAGAATTATATAAAGCAGGAACATGGGGACCAAAAAATTCTGATATACTTTTAAAGAAAGATGGAAGATTTTGGAATAAAATTATATAAAAAATAGTTTTATATATATAAAATTTTTCAACTAATTAATTTTTTATTAACAAATTAAATTAAATTTTTATTAAATTTTTAAATTAATTTTTTTATCAATGTTTTAAAATTAATTATTTAAAATAATGATTATTAATTTATAAATTTTTAAGAAAAATAAAAAAATAAATAATATTAAATAATTTTAAAAAAAAGGAAAGTGAATGATTCGGATGTTATTATTTTTATTAACAAACTTAGCAGTTATAAGTATATTATGTATAATATCTTTTTTAATTGGAATAAAAAATCATAATATTTTTATTTTTATTATTTCTACATTTATATTTGGATTTGGAGGATCATTTTTATCTCTTATTTTATCAAAAAAAATTGCATTATTATCTACTGGTGCAACTATTATAAAAAATCCTAATAACAAAACAGAAGAATGGTTGTGTAAAGTTATTAAAAAACAATCAAAAAAATTAAATATTAAAACTCCTGATTTAATTATATATGATTCTAAAAATATCAATGCTTTTGCAACAGGAGCTACAAAAAATTCTTCACTTATTGCGTTATCAAATGAATTATTAAATTGTATGAAAAAAAATGAGATAAAAGCTGTAATTGCTCATGAAATGACTCATATTTCTAATGGAGATATGGTAACAATGACATTACTACAAGGAATAGTAAATACTTTTGTAATATTTTTATCTAGGGCAATTGTTTATTTATTAAATAACTTTTTTTCTGATAATAAAAATAATCGATTATTTTTTGCTAGAAATGGAATAATAAATTTAATTTTAACACTATTTTTAGAAATTTTATTTGGAACTTTAGCAAGTTGTATTACTATGTGGTTTTCTAGAAAAAGAGAATTTTATGCAGATGCAGGATCAGCAAAAATTGTTGGTGTTAAAAATATGATATCTGCATTAAAAACATTAGATATACAAAAAGATATTTTTAAAGAAAAAGAATATATTTCTGCATTATGTATTAATGGAAAAAATAAATCTTTTTTACGTTTATTTATGTCTCATCCGACTATAAAAAATCGAATTAAAGCTTTAAACAAAAAAATATATATGTAAAAAAAATTTTATCTTTTTAAATAAAAAATTTTTTTTATATTTTTTTTTTTTATAAAATTATAAGAAATAAAATTAATAATTAATAAAAAAGTAATAATGTTAAATATTGTTTTTTATTTAAAAATCCTCTATTATAGAATAATTAATATTTTTATAAAAATTTTTTATATAAAAAAAATAATAAAATTTTTATGTTATTTTTTTAAAAAAATCTAATAAATAATTTAAAATATATTATGTAATAAAATTTTTTTAATAATTCATACATAAAAAAATATTTTTCTGTAATATAATTTTTTTTTTCAAGGAAATTTGAAATGTCAAAGATTAAAGGCCAAGTAAAATGGTTTAATGAAGCAAAAGGTTTTGGATTTATTACTCCTGAAGATGGTAGTAAAGATGTTTTTGTTCATTTTTCATCTATTCAAGGAGAAGGATTTAAAACTTTAGCAGAAGGTCAAAATGTTGAATTTGAAATTCAAGAAGGACAAAAAGGGCCATCTGCTATTAATGTTTTTTCAATTTAATAAAATTATTATTTAAATTTTATTAAAAATTTTTATAAAAATTTAAAATTTTTAAAAACCTCTATTTGAAGCACGGAGGTTTAATAAAATTTTAATAAAAATAAATATAAATGTTAAAAAATATAAAAAAATTGTTGATTTTATATAAAAAAACTTTAATTTTTTATTTTAAAAAACAATTTTAAAACATTTATAAAAATACATTAATTATTATTTAAACATAATTAAATAGAAATTCTTCCTATTTTATGGAGTATTTAAATGGGATGTTTTTTAAACTCGTCCGTTTTGACTGGTTTATTATCATTAATAATTCTTGAAATAATCTTGGGAATTGATAATTTAATTTTTTTAACTATTTTAGTAAAAAAATTGAATCCTAAACAAAGAAAGAAAGCTAGAAATATTGGTTTAATTTTATCTCTTTTTATTAGAATATCTTTTCTTTCATTAATATCATGGTCTACATCTCTTACTAATCCTTTTTATATTAATAAATATATTACTTTATCTATTCGAGAAATAATTTTTTTAATAGGTGGAATATTTTTATCTTTAGTTTCATTATTTGAATTAAATCATAAATTAAAAAAAAAATATTCTAAAAAATTAAAAAAAAAAAAATATTCAAATTTTTGGATAGTTATTTTACAAATAGTAGTATTAGATGCAATTTTTTCTTTAGATTCAATTATTACAGCAGTAGGATTAATAAACAATATAGTTATCATGACTTTAGCAATTATAATATCTATGTTATTTATGTTATTTATTTTAAAATCAATAAAAAATTTTATTAATACATATCCAACTATAATTATTTTATGTTTAGGATTTTTATTAATGATTGGAATGAATTTAATAATGGAAGTTTTAGGTTTATATATTCCTAAAACATATTTTTATTCTGCTATTGGATTTTCTATATTTGTGGAATTATTTAATCAAATTTCAAAATATAATTTTTTATTACATCAATATACTCGACCAATTCGAATAAGAGTATTAGAAAAATTTTTACAAATTTTAAAAACAGAAAAAAAAAAAAATAATCATTTAAAAAAAATTAAAAAAAATAAAAAATATTTTTCAAAAAAATATGGAAATTTTTATAAAGAAGAAAAATATATGATTTTTAGTCTTTTGAATTTATCAAAAAGATCTATTAAAAGTATTATGACTCCTAGAAAAGAAATTTCTTGGATTAATATTAATGAATCACCTAACAAAATAAAAAAAAAGTTACTAAATACCCCACATAATTTATTTCCTATATGTAAAGGAAATTTAGATAATATTATAAGTGTAATACGTGCTAAAGAATTATTGTCTATTATAGAAAAAAAGAAAAATATATTAGATTTTGTATCTAAAAACAAACCAATTATTGTTTTTGAAAAATTACATTCTATAAATTTATTAAAAATATTAAAAAAATCTAAAGGAAATATGATTATTGTTATTAATAAATTTTATATAGTTCAAGGAATAATTACTCCATTAGATTTTTTAAAAGCTATTACTGGAGATATTCCTGATTCCGATGAAACTCCAGATATTATAAAAAATAAAAATAGCTGGTTAATAAAAGGAAGCACTAATTTATATTCTATACAACAATTTTTAAATATAAAAAATTTTATTTATAAAAAAATAATGCATGCATCTATAGCTGGTTTATTAATTGATAAAATAGGAAAAATACCTTCTCCAGGAGAAACTATTACTATTTATTCATTTAATTTTAAAATTTTAAAAATTACTAATTATACAATAACTTTAATAAAAGTTACAAAAAAAAAAAAAAAAAATAAAAAAAAATAAAAAAACAAAAAAAAAAATATAATTTATTCATGATACCAGATATGAATAAATTATAATTAAATAATTTTAAATCATTAAAAATAATTAATTCTCATGAAACTATTAACTTTTGATAATTCTCAAAATATGTTTTCTGTTGCTATAAAACATAAAAAAAAAATAAATTATATTTTAAAATATTCTTATAAAAGAAATAATTCTATTATTTTATTAATGATTGATAAAATATTATTTAGACAATCAATATTATTAAAAAATATTAATTATATAGCTTTTTCTAATGGACCAGGTTCATTTACAGGAATTAGAATGTCTATCATGCTTGCTCAAGGATTATCTTTTGGATTAAAAATTAAATTAATTGGAATATCTAATTTAAAAATTTTAGCTTATAAAGCAAGACAAATAATTTATAAAAAAAACTTTTTAATTATAATACAAGCAAATAAAAAAAATGTATATTGGGGAAAATATATTTATTATAAAAATAACTTAATTTTAAAAAATTCAGAAAAATTTATTTCAAAAAAAATAGCTTATAAAAAATTAAAAATTTTAAAAAAAAAATGGATTATAGTAAAAGATTTTAGTTCTGATTTGTTTAAAAAAATTAAAAAAAAAAATATAATTTTAGATATTAAAAATATAAATGCATTAGATATTATTCCTTTAGCTTTAGAATATATTCAACGAAAAAAAACAATAAAAAAAAATATAATTTATCCAAATTATTTAAATAATATAATAATAAAAAAATAAAATTTAAAAATTAACATATCCTAAATTTTTATTTAAAAAAACTTATTCTGGTAGTTTTACATTTAATTCTAATATTGATATATTATTATGTTTTTGACTTAATTCTACTGAAACAGATTTTTCATCAATATTAATATATTTACATATTACTTTTAATATTTCTTTTTTTAATTGAGGAAGATAATTTGGGTGAATATTATTTTTTCTTTGTTCAGCTACAATAATTTGTAATCTTTTTTTTGCTACAAAAGCAGTTTTTTTAGTACGAGATAAAAAAAAATCTAATAAAGTCATAATTACCGCCCAAATAAACGTTGAAAAAAATTTTTTTTATATTTTGTAAATCGAAACGGAATATTTTTTCCTAATAATCTTTTAACTACATCTTTATAAGATAAACCTGCATTTGAATAAGAATTTAATATAATAGGTATTCCTTTGTTTGATGCTTTTAAAATAGATTCATCTTCTGGAATTACACCTATTAAAGGAATTCTTAAAATATCTAATACATCTTGAACACTTAACATATCTCCTGCATAAACTTTTTCAGGAGAATATCTAGTTAATAACAAGTTTTCTTTAACTGGTTTTTTTTTATCTTTAGAACGTTTAGATTTTGATGAAAGTATACCTAAAATTCTATCAGAATCTCGTACTGAAGATATTTCAGGATTTGTTGTAATAATAGCTTCATCTGCAAAATATAATGCTAATAACGCGCCTCTTTCTATTCCTGCTGGAGAATCACAAATAATAAAATCAAAATTCATTTTTTTTAATTTTTTAAATACTAAATTTACTCCTTCATAAGTTAAAGATTCTTTATCTTTTGTTTGAGAAGCTGGAAGAATAAATAAATTTTTAGTATATTTATCTTTAATTAAAGTTTGATTTACTGTTGCTTCTCCTTGAATTATATTTATAAAATCATATACTACTCTACGTTCACATCCCATTATTAAATCTAAATTTCTTAAACCTACATCAAAATCAATTACAACAGTTTTTTTTCCAAATTGAGCTAAACCAGTTGAAATTGATGCACTAGATGTAGTTTTTCCAACTCCTCCTTTTCCAGATGTAATTACAATAATACGAGTCATTTTTTAATTTCCTTTACAAATAAAATATTAATATAAATTATAATTTTTTAATTTTAACTATTCCATTTTTTAAATATATTTGTGCAGATTTATTTAAAATATTTTTAGGAATAGAATCCATAAGACAATATTCTCCAGAAATAGATAATAATTCAGAAAATAAATGTGTGCTAAAAATTTTTCTAGTAAAATCACCATGAGCTCCTGCTAAAGCTCTACCATTTAATTTTCCATATACATGAATATTTCCATCTGCGATAATTTCTGAACCTTCATTAACATTATTGGTAATTATTAAATCTGATTTTCTTGCATAAATTGTTTGTCCGGAACGTATAGTATTTTTATAAAAAATACTTTTATAAATTTTTTTTATTGATTTATTTTTTTTTTTTTGAATTAAATTATTATTATTTGAAAAAATTGGAAATCCAGAATTAATTATTTTTCTTTTTAAATTTTCATTTTTACATTCACTAATTCCTAAAATAAAAAAATTATTTTTAAGAATTATTTTTTTTATTTTTTTCCAATTGGAACTATCTGGAAATAAAGATAAATTTATAATAATTGGTGCATTTTGAAAAAAAAAAGGAGATTCTTTAATTTTTTTTTTTAATGCATAATTAATTAATTCTATTTTATTACTTTTTAAATAAAGAACTAAAGTTGTAAAAACACTTCCTTGAAATTTAATTGGCATATTTTTTTTAAATTAATATTTTAAATATTTTTTTATCATGATACTTTAAATTTTATTTAATAACAAAATTTTAATATTTTTCTATATTAATAGAAATTAATTAAAATTTTTTAGTAATATAAATTTTTATTTATTTTTACAAAATTTTTATAAAAGATATACTAATGTTTTATTTAAATGAAAAAAATTTTAAAAGGAGATTATTTTTTTGAAATTAAACTCTGTTAGTAAATTATTATTAAATTTTAAAAATTATTTTTTAAAAAAAAAAGTTTTATTTTCTGGAAATATACAAGATTCATTACCTGAAATTTTAAAAACAAAAAATAGTGGAATTCACATTCAAAAATATAATTTTTTAAAATATATAAAAAATATTACAAAAAAAAAAATATTTATTAATTTTTTAATGAAAAAAAAAATAATTAAAAATTATAATACAATTATTTATTTTTTTTCAAAAAATAAAAAAGAATCATATTTTCAATTAAAAAATATAATATCTATTGTTAAAAAAGAAACAAGTATTTTTTTGGTAGGAGAAAATAAAAGCGGAATTAATAGTTTTATTAAATTTTTTAAAAAAGAAATTTTATTTAAAAAATTAAGTTATGGAAAAAAATGTGTAATTTATTTAACAATTTTAAAAAATAATGTTTCATTTAATTTAAAAAATTTTTATAAAATACATTATTGGAAAAAAATTCCAATTAAATTTTTACCAGGAGTTTTTGGATATAAAAAAATTGATAAGGGAAGTAAACTATTAGTTTCAACTTTTTATAGTAAATTAATATCTAATAAAAAAATTCTTGATATGGGTTCTGGATCTGGTTTTTTATCAATAGTTATTTTAAAATTAAATGAAAATAATAAAATAACTCTTTCCGATAGTTGTTTAAAATCTATTAAATGTTGTAAAGAAAATTTTAAATTAAATAAATTAAAAGGAGTTTTTAAAAAAAGTGATTTATATTCAAATATATATAAAAAATTTAATTTAATTATTTCTAATCCACCTGTCCATGACAATTTAAAAAAATCATTTAGTTTTCTTACAAAATTTATTTATAAATCTATTTTTTATTTAAAAAAAAATGGAGAATTAAGGTTAGTGATAAATAAATCTTTTTCATATTCAAAAAATATAAGAAATATTTTTAAAAAATTTAATATTTTAAAAGAAAATAAAAATTTTATAGTTTATCAAATATTTATAAAAAATTTAAAAGAGATTTTTTTAAATAAAATATACCCGAAGCGGGACTCGAACCCACAAAGTTATAAATAACCGAGGGATTTTAAGTCCCTTGTGTCTACCAATTTCACCATTCGGGCGTTTAAAAATTTAAAAATAATAAAAAAAAGGCGCACCTCGGAATCGAACCGAGCTATACGGATTTGCAATCCGCTGCATAATGCCAATCTGCCAATGCACCAAAAAATAATAAAATTTTTTAAAAAATTCTATAATACATATTTATACAATAAATAACATAAATATGTCAACATATCTTTTTAAAAATATATTTTTTTTAAAATTTTTTAATAAATATATTTTTTAAAATATAAAATATATTTATTAAAAAATAAACTTTACATTACTAGTAATATTATATTATTATAATTTAAAATTAAATTTTCAATATAAAAAATAAAAAATTGTAATTTTTTTTAAAATAAAATAATAAAAATTTTAATAATTATTTTTTAAATTTAAAAATTTGGAGGGATGGCCGAGTGGTTTAAGGCAGCGGTCTTGAAAACCGCCGATGAGAAATTATCCGAGAGTTCGAATCCCTCTCCCTCCAAAAAACATTCTTCTTATTTTTTAAATTTTTTATAAAAACAAAAAATAAATTTATCTTATTTAATAAAATATTTTATCTTTATTTTTTTTTATTTTACACCTTCTATAAAAATTTCAACTCTTCTATCTGGAGATAAACATAATCTTAAAAATTTTTTATTTGTTTGTTTGTTACATAAATTTTTTGTAATAGATTTTAAATTTGTATTATCTTTAATTACTATTTGT
The window above is part of the Buchnera aphidicola (Periphyllus testudinaceus) genome. Proteins encoded here:
- a CDS encoding methyltransferase; the encoded protein is MKLNSVSKLLLNFKNYFLKKKVLFSGNIQDSLPEILKTKNSGIHIQKYNFLKYIKNITKKKIFINFLMKKKIIKNYNTIIYFFSKNKKESYFQLKNIISIVKKETSIFLVGENKSGINSFIKFFKKEILFKKLSYGKKCVIYLTILKNNVSFNLKNFYKIHYWKKIPIKFLPGVFGYKKIDKGSKLLVSTFYSKLISNKKILDMGSGSGFLSIVILKLNENNKITLSDSCLKSIKCCKENFKLNKLKGVFKKSDLYSNIYKKFNLIISNPPVHDNLKKSFSFLTKFIYKSIFYLKKNGELRLVINKSFSYSKNIRNIFKKFNILKENKNFIVYQIFIKNLKEIFLNKIYPKRDSNPQSYK